In one Myripristis murdjan chromosome 5, fMyrMur1.1, whole genome shotgun sequence genomic region, the following are encoded:
- the LOC115359917 gene encoding blue-sensitive opsin-like, producing MRSNRDEELPEDFWIPVPLDTNNLTSLSPFLVPQDHLGNTGTFYAMAAFMFFLFVVGTSINFLTIVCTAQYKKLRSHLNYILVNLAVANLLVSCVGSFTAFCSFSSRYFLFGPLACKIEGFLATLGGMVSLWSLAVIAFERWLVICKPLGNFAFKPDHALACCAFTWVFSLIASVPPLVGWSRYIPEGLQCSCGPDWYTTDNKYNNESYVMFLFCFCFAVPFATILFCYGQLLITLKMAAKAQADSASTQKAEREVTRMVVVMVMGFLVCWMPYTSFALWVVNNRGQTFDLRMATIPSCFSKASTVYNPVIYVLLNKQFRSCMLKMLGMGGGDDEESSASQVTEVSKVGPA from the exons atGAGGTCAAATCGTGATGAGGAACTGCCAGAGGACTTCTGGATTCCTGTCCCTCTGGACACCAACAACCTCACGTCACTTAGCCCTTTCTTGGTTCCTCAGGACCACTTGGGGAACACGGGCACCTTTTACGCCATGGCagcattcatgtttttcttatttgtggTGGGCACAAGCATCAATTTCCTGACCATTGTGTGCACTGCCCAGTATAAGAAACTCCGGTCGCACCTCAACTACATCCTGGTGAATCTGGCCGTGGCCAACCTTCTTGTCTCCTGTGTGGGTTCCTTTACAGCCTTCTGCTCATTCTCCTCCAGATATTTTCTCTTTGGGCCACTAGCATGCAAGATTGAAGGATTTCTGGCTACTCTTGGTG GTATGGTGAGCCTATGGTCTCTTGCAGTAATAGCTTTTGAAAGATGGTTGGTCATCTGCAAACCACTTGGAAACTTTGCCTTCAAGCCTGACCATGCTTTAGCCTGCTGTGCATTCACTTGGGTCTTTAGTTTGATTGCCTCTGTTCCACCACTGGTTGGATGGAGTAG GTATATCCCAGAAGGCCTGCAGTGCTCCTGTGGACCGGACTGGTACACCACtgacaacaaatacaacaatgAGTCCTACGTGATGTTcctcttctgcttctgctttgctGTTCCCTTTGCCACTATACTCTTCTGCTACGGCCAGCTGCTCATTACACTCAAAATG GCAGCAAAGGCCCAGGCTGACTCTGCCTCCACCcagaaggcagagagggaggtgacCAGGATGGTGGTGGTCATGGTGATGGGCTTCCTGGTGTGCTGGATGCCGTACACCTCCTTCGCTCTTTGGGTTGTGAACAACCGCGGACAGACCTTCGATCTGAGAATGGCCACCATACCCTCGTGCTTTTCAAAGGCGTCCACAGTCTACAACCCAGTTATCTACGTGCTCCTCAATAAACAG TTCCGCTCCTGCATGCTGAAGATGTTGGGAATGGGTGGAGGAGACGACGAGGAGTCATCAGCCAGTCAAGTAACTGAAGTCTCCAAAGTCGGACCTGCTTAG
- the LOC115359954 gene encoding blue-sensitive opsin encodes MRGNRPVELPEDFWIPIPLDTNNITSLSPFLVPQDHLGTTGIFYGMSAFMFFLFVAGTAINTLTIACTVQYKKLRSHLNYILVNLAVANLLVSSVGSFTCFYCFAFRYMIFGPLGCKIEGFTATLGGMVSLWSLAVVAFERWLVICKPLGNFAFKPHHALACCAITWVFALAAALPPLFGWSRYIPEGMQCSCGPDWYTTDNKFNNESYVMFLFCFCFAVPFSTIVFCYSQLLFTLKSAAKAQADSVSTQKAEREVTRMVVVMVLGFLVCWMPYASFALWVVNNRGQTFDLRLATIPSCLSKASTVYNPVIYILLNKQFRSCMRMMLGMSSGEEEESSTTQSVTEVSKVGPA; translated from the exons atgaGGGGAAATCGTCCCGTGGAGCTCCCAGAAGACTTCTGGATTCCCATCCCTCTTGACACTAACAACATCACCTCTCTCAGCCCTTTCTTGGTTCCCCAGGACCATCTAGGGACCACAGGCATCTTTTATGGCATGTCAGCGtttatgtttttcttatttgtggCAGGCACCGCCATCAATACCCTCACTATTGCATGTACTGTCCAATATAAGAAGCTCCGCTCCCACCTCAACTACATCCTGGTGAACTTGGCCGTGGCAAACCTGCTTGTCTCCTCTGTGGGTTCCTTCACTTGCTTCTACTGCTTTGCCTTCAGATACATGATCTTTGGTCCACTGGGATGCAAGATTGAAGGATTTACAGCTACTCTTGGTG GTATGGTGAGCCTATGGTCTCTTGCAGTGGTAGCTTTTGAGAGATGGCTGGTCATTTGCAAGCCACTTGGTAACTTTGCATTCAAGCCCCACCATGCTTTAGCCTGCTGTGCAATCACTTGGGTCTTTGCTCTGGCTGCTGCACTTCCGCCACTGTTTGGGTGGAGTAG GTACATCCCGGAGGGCATGCAGTGCTCCTGTGGACCAGACTGGTACACCACAGACAACAAGTTCAACAACGAGTCCTACGTGATGTTCctcttctgtttctgctttgctGTTCCCTTCTCTACCATCGTCTTCTGCTACTCCCAGCtgcttttcacactgaaatcG gcaGCAAAGGCCCAGGCCGACTCCGTCTCCACCcagaaggcagagagggaggtgacCCGGATGGTGGTGGTCATGGTGCTGGGCTTCCTGGTGTGCTGGATGCCCTACGCCTCCTTCGCTCTCTGGGTCGTGAACAACCGCGGGCAGACCTTTGATCTGAGACTGGCCACCATACCCTCCTGCCTGTCCAAGGCGTCCACAGTCTACAACCCGGTTATCTACATCCTCCTCAACAAACAG TTCCGTTCATGTATGAGGATGATGCTGGGGATGAGTAGCGGCGAGGAAGAGGAATCATCAACAACTCAGTCGGTCACTGAAGTCTCCAAAGTTGGACCTGCTTGA
- the LOC115359784 gene encoding red-sensitive opsin-1 translates to MAEDWGKAVFAARRYNEDTTRGSSFTYTNSNHTKDPFEGPNYHIAPRWVYNISTLWMIFVVIASVFTNGLVLVATAKFKKLRHPLNWILVNLAIADLGETLFASTISVCNQMFGYFILGHPMCIFEGYTVSVCGIAALWSLAIISWERWVVVCKPFGNVKFDGKWATAGIVFSWVWSAAWCAPPIFGWSRYWPHGLKTSCGPDVFSGSEDPGVQSYMIVLMITCCFIPLGIIILCYIAVYMAIRAVAKQQKDSESTQKAEKEVSRMVVVMILAYCFCWGPYTFFACFAAANPGYAFHPLAAAMPAYFAKSATIYNPIIYVFMNRQFRVCIMQLFGKTVDEGSEVSTSKTEVSSVAPA, encoded by the exons ATGGCAGAGGACTGGGGAAAGGCAGTATTTGCTGCCAGGCGGTATAACGAAGACACAACAAGGGGATCATCCTTCACTTATACAAACAGCAATCATACCAAAG aTCCCTTCGAGGGTCCCAACTACCACATTGCTCCCCGATGGGTTTACAACATCTCAACACTGTGGATGATCTTTGTGGTCATTGCATCAGTCTTCACCAATGGTCTCGTCCTGGTGGCCACAGCAAAGTTCAAGAAACTCCGTCACCCTCTCAACTGGATCTTGGTCAATCTTGCAATTGCTGATCTTGGAGAGACACTTTTTGCCAGCACCATCAGCGTTTGCAACCAGATGTTTGGCTACTTCATCCTGGGGCACCCCATGTGCATCTTTGAGGGCTATACCGTCTCTGTTTGTG GTATTGCTGCTCTGTGGTCCCTGGCTATCATCTCCTGGGAGAGATGGGTGGTTGTGTGCAAGCCTTTTGGAAATGTCAAGTTTGATGGCAAATGGGCCACAGCTGGAATCGTCTTCTCCTGGGTTTGGTCAGCAGCTTGGTGTGCTCCCCCCATATTTGGATGGAGCAG aTACTGGCCTCATGGACTGAAGACCTCCTGCGGACCTGATGTGTTCAGTGGAAGTGAAGACCCTGGAGTCCAGTCCTACATGATTGTTCTTATGATTACATGTTGCTTCATCCCCCTGGGCATCATCATCCTCTGCTACATTGCAGTCTACATGGCTATCCGTGCT GTTGCAAAGCAGCAGAAGGACTCTGAGTCAACCCAGAAGGCTGAGAAAGAAGTGTCCAGAATGGTTGTTGTGATGATCCTGGCCTACTGTTTCTGCTGGGGACCTTACACGTTCTTTGCCTGCTTTGCTGCGGCCAACCCTGGATATGCCTTCCACCCTCTAGCTGCTGCTATGCCTGCCTACTTTGCCAAGAGCGCCACCATCTATAACCCAATTATCTATGTCTTCATGAACAGACAG TTCCGTGTATGCATCATGCAGCTCTTTGGCAAAACAGTGGATGAAGGCTCTGAAGTGTCCACATCAAAGACAGAGGTCTCCTCAGTGGCTCCTGCATAA